The Catenuloplanes niger genome includes a window with the following:
- a CDS encoding FAD-binding oxidoreductase, with the protein MSDLLTRLAEVLPAEAVLTDPDLLDAHRHDEADLCDSGTPAVVVRPRTTGQVSDVLRIASELRVPVVPQGARTGLAGAANAVDGAIVLSTTAMTSILEIDPVNRTAVVQPGVVNAVLAAEVAGAGLRYPPDPGSWQTSTIGGNVATNAGGMCCVKYGVTAEYVLGLEVVLASGEVLRTGRRTAKGVAGYDLTRLFTGSEGTLGVITEVTLALRPPAEEALTLVAVFGSTAAAGEAVAAIAARGLSPSLLELLDRTHLRAIEAYRPMGLRTDARALLLAATDTGTRAAADLELVSDACIAAGAEEVFAATDAAEAAALLEARRLAHAAMERLAAETYPHGIGALIIDDVAVPRARLAELLDGVERIAERHGIPVGTVGHAGDGNMHPNIVVDRTDPAVLARGRAVFDEIMELGLALGGTCTGEHGVGLLKRDWLAREAGPVGMRVQRAIKDALDPAGLLNPGKIL; encoded by the coding sequence ATGTCGGATCTGCTCACGCGATTGGCGGAGGTGCTGCCGGCCGAGGCGGTGCTGACCGATCCCGACCTGCTCGACGCGCACCGGCACGACGAGGCAGACCTCTGCGACTCGGGCACGCCTGCCGTGGTGGTCCGGCCGCGCACCACCGGCCAGGTCTCCGACGTGCTGCGGATCGCGTCGGAGCTGCGCGTGCCGGTGGTGCCGCAGGGCGCGCGGACCGGGCTGGCCGGCGCGGCGAACGCGGTGGACGGCGCGATCGTGCTGTCCACCACCGCGATGACCTCGATCCTGGAGATCGACCCGGTCAACCGGACCGCCGTGGTGCAGCCGGGCGTGGTCAACGCCGTGCTGGCCGCCGAGGTGGCCGGGGCCGGGCTGCGCTACCCGCCGGACCCGGGCTCCTGGCAGACCAGCACGATCGGCGGCAACGTGGCCACCAACGCGGGCGGCATGTGCTGCGTCAAGTACGGCGTGACCGCGGAGTACGTGCTCGGCCTGGAGGTGGTGCTGGCCTCCGGCGAGGTGCTGCGCACCGGCCGCCGCACCGCGAAGGGCGTCGCCGGGTACGATCTGACCCGCCTGTTCACCGGCTCGGAGGGCACGCTCGGCGTGATCACCGAGGTGACCCTCGCGCTGCGCCCGCCCGCCGAGGAGGCGCTCACGCTGGTCGCGGTGTTCGGCTCGACCGCCGCGGCCGGGGAGGCCGTGGCCGCGATCGCCGCCCGGGGCCTCTCCCCCAGCCTGCTCGAACTGCTCGACCGGACGCATCTGCGGGCGATCGAGGCGTACCGGCCGATGGGCCTGCGCACCGATGCCCGCGCGCTGCTGCTGGCCGCCACGGACACCGGCACCCGCGCCGCCGCCGACCTGGAACTCGTCTCGGACGCCTGCATCGCCGCCGGGGCCGAGGAGGTCTTCGCGGCCACCGACGCCGCCGAGGCCGCCGCGCTGCTGGAGGCCCGCCGTCTGGCGCACGCCGCGATGGAGAGGCTGGCCGCCGAGACGTACCCGCACGGCATCGGCGCCCTGATCATCGACGACGTGGCGGTGCCGCGCGCCCGGCTGGCCGAGCTGCTGGACGGCGTCGAGCGGATAGCGGAACGGCACGGCATCCCGGTCGGCACGGTCGGCCACGCCGGCGACGGCAACATGCACCCGAACATCGTCGTCGACCGCACCGACCCGGCCGTCCTCGCGCGCGGCCGCGCCGTCTTCGACGAGATCATGGAACTGGGCCTCGCCCTCGGCGGCACCTGCACCGGCGAACACGGCGTCGGCCTGCTCAAACGCGACTGGCTGGCCCGCGAGGCCGGCCCGGTCGGCATGCGCGTGCAACGCGCGATCAAGGACGCACTCGACCCGGCCGGCCTGCTCAACCCCGGAAAGATCCTCTAG
- a CDS encoding DUF4031 domain-containing protein, with translation MIFVDPPAWPAHGRLWSHLVSDRSLDELHAFAARIGAPRRAFDRDHYDVPAERVATAVRLGARLVSSREIVAVLRASGLRKPKHTVRRSAPPAPD, from the coding sequence GTGATCTTCGTTGACCCGCCCGCCTGGCCCGCGCACGGCCGGTTGTGGTCGCATCTGGTCAGTGACCGGTCCCTGGACGAGCTGCACGCGTTCGCGGCGCGGATCGGCGCACCGCGCCGCGCGTTCGACCGCGATCACTACGACGTGCCGGCCGAGCGCGTGGCGACCGCGGTCCGGCTCGGCGCGCGACTCGTCTCCAGCCGGGAGATCGTGGCGGTGCTGCGCGCCTCCGGGCTGCGCAAGCCGAAGCACACGGTCAGGCGGTCAGCTCCGCCAGCTCCCGACTGA
- a CDS encoding HD domain-containing protein produces the protein MSDLRVDDLLAGWRGALAGAGGTDPGDRVGTALLTRWREPHRAYHDQAHLASMLSVVDRFADRARDPDLVRLAVWYHDAVYDPAAAGNEEASAQLAASDLPGLGVTPEAAAEVARLVRITAGHAVDDGDLDGALLCDADLEVLARPTAAYRAYTQGVRREYAHVPDELFRLGRAAVLRGLLDLPALFRTPELAARWEAPARANLSRELAELTA, from the coding sequence GTGAGCGATCTGCGGGTGGACGATCTCCTGGCGGGCTGGCGCGGCGCGCTGGCCGGAGCGGGCGGCACCGATCCGGGTGACCGCGTGGGCACGGCGCTGCTGACCCGCTGGCGCGAGCCGCATCGGGCGTACCACGACCAGGCGCACCTGGCCTCGATGCTGTCCGTCGTGGACCGCTTCGCCGACCGCGCCCGCGACCCCGACCTGGTCCGGCTCGCGGTCTGGTACCACGACGCGGTCTACGACCCGGCCGCCGCCGGCAACGAGGAGGCCAGCGCACAGCTGGCCGCGTCGGACCTGCCCGGGCTGGGCGTCACCCCCGAGGCGGCCGCCGAGGTGGCACGGCTGGTGCGGATCACGGCCGGGCACGCGGTCGACGACGGCGACCTCGACGGCGCGCTGCTCTGCGACGCCGACCTGGAGGTGCTGGCCCGTCCCACCGCCGCGTACCGCGCCTACACCCAGGGGGTACGCCGGGAGTACGCGCACGTGCCGGACGAGCTGTTCCGCCTCGGGCGCGCGGCCGTGCTGCGCGGCCTGCTCGACCTGCCCGCGCTGTTCCGCACCCCGGAGCTGGCCGCGCGCTGGGAGGCGCCGGCCCGCGCCAACCTCAGTCGGGAGCTGGCGGAGCTGACCGCCTGA
- a CDS encoding FUSC family protein codes for MGSAPFGQRVADLGRRSGGTIRERLTRVRGNAGLALQTGVAAGIAWLIANDLLHHQTPFFAPIAAVITLAVSVGQRLRRAFELVIGVALGIAVGDALILLIGTGPWQIGLSVGLAVVAAIFLGGGSSLVVQASSSAVLVATLTPPTEGIYLGRFWDALIGGAVGLAVMALLLPINPLTVVVRAAGPALDVLAHGLRDAAAALSAGEPDRAAEVLDRLRAAETDLSTMDEAIKAGRENATLAPVRWRARAPLAQYLDSAQYVAHALRNSRVLVRRIITMLNDGEPVPRTLAAGVAALGEAVELLRTELELGVEAEAARGRALSAASAAGLAYAEGVGFSGSVVVAQLRSTATDLVRASGVEHEESIRLVRRAFGRHAPDLPSDQ; via the coding sequence ATGGGCAGCGCGCCGTTCGGTCAGCGGGTGGCCGACCTGGGCCGCCGGTCCGGCGGCACGATCCGCGAGCGGCTGACCCGGGTGCGCGGCAACGCGGGCCTCGCGCTGCAGACCGGGGTGGCGGCCGGCATCGCCTGGCTGATCGCGAACGACCTGCTGCACCACCAGACGCCGTTCTTCGCGCCGATCGCCGCGGTGATCACGCTCGCGGTCTCCGTCGGGCAACGGCTGCGCCGCGCGTTCGAGCTGGTGATAGGCGTGGCACTGGGCATCGCGGTCGGCGACGCGCTGATCCTGCTGATCGGCACCGGGCCGTGGCAGATCGGCCTGTCCGTGGGCCTGGCCGTGGTCGCCGCGATCTTCCTCGGCGGCGGCTCCTCGCTGGTCGTGCAGGCCAGTTCGTCCGCGGTGCTGGTCGCCACGCTCACGCCGCCGACCGAGGGCATCTACCTGGGCAGGTTCTGGGACGCGCTGATCGGCGGCGCGGTCGGCCTGGCCGTCATGGCGCTGCTGCTGCCGATCAACCCGCTCACCGTGGTCGTCCGCGCGGCCGGCCCGGCGCTGGACGTGCTCGCGCACGGCCTGCGGGACGCGGCCGCGGCGCTGTCCGCCGGTGAGCCGGACCGCGCGGCCGAGGTGCTGGACCGGCTGCGCGCGGCCGAGACCGACCTGAGCACGATGGACGAGGCGATCAAGGCCGGCCGGGAGAACGCCACGCTGGCGCCGGTGCGCTGGCGGGCCCGCGCGCCGCTCGCCCAGTACCTGGACAGCGCGCAGTACGTCGCGCACGCGCTGCGCAACAGCCGCGTGCTGGTCCGCCGGATCATCACGATGCTGAACGACGGCGAGCCGGTGCCGCGCACGCTCGCGGCCGGCGTGGCCGCGCTCGGCGAGGCGGTCGAGCTGCTCCGCACCGAACTGGAGCTGGGCGTGGAGGCGGAGGCCGCCCGGGGGCGCGCGCTCAGCGCCGCGTCCGCGGCCGGCCTGGCCTACGCGGAGGGCGTCGGCTTCTCCGGCTCGGTGGTGGTGGCGCAGCTGCGGTCCACCGCGACGGACCTGGTCCGGGCCTCGGGTGTGGAGCACGAGGAGTCGATCCGGCTGGTCCGCCGCGCGTTCGGCCGGCACGCTCCGGACCTGCCCAGCGATCAGTGA
- a CDS encoding aminotransferase class V-fold PLP-dependent enzyme gives MSTITLPVTATTAAVEPHVPTVLGVPGQINLDYAATAPCATAAAEAVNAILPWYASVHRGAGALSQRCTLAYERARQTVADFLGARAEDHVIFTRNTTDALNLLASTLPAGTTVVTFGGEHHANLLPWPGHPLRLPVPASPAEAVRTLSAALAELRRGADAPEHILVAVTGASNVTGEVWPVAELARIAHRHGARIALDAAQLAPHLPVDVGALDVDYVAISGHKLYAPFGAGVLAGRGDWLDAAEPYLRGGGATARVGAGTHDVVWNTGPARHEAGTPNLLGAVALAAVCAALQVADRDALRRDEERLVARLRAGLASIPGVVELRTFGPDAERVGIVSFAVAGRDSSDVAAELGREHNIGVRDGLFCAHPLAKRLLSEASARSGLTLPPTALRVSVGLGSTDADVDALIDALR, from the coding sequence ATGTCCACGATCACGCTGCCCGTCACCGCCACCACCGCCGCCGTCGAGCCGCACGTGCCGACCGTGCTCGGCGTGCCCGGCCAGATCAACCTCGACTACGCGGCCACCGCGCCGTGTGCCACCGCGGCCGCCGAGGCCGTGAACGCGATCCTGCCCTGGTACGCCAGCGTCCACCGGGGCGCCGGCGCGCTCTCCCAGCGCTGCACGCTCGCCTACGAGCGGGCCCGGCAGACCGTCGCGGACTTCCTCGGTGCGCGCGCCGAGGACCACGTGATCTTCACGCGGAACACCACGGACGCGCTGAACCTGCTGGCCTCGACGCTGCCCGCGGGCACCACCGTGGTCACGTTCGGCGGCGAGCACCACGCGAACCTGCTGCCCTGGCCCGGTCACCCGCTGCGGCTGCCGGTGCCGGCCTCCCCGGCCGAGGCGGTCCGCACGCTCAGCGCCGCGCTGGCCGAGCTGCGCCGGGGCGCGGACGCGCCGGAGCACATCCTGGTCGCCGTGACCGGCGCCAGCAACGTCACCGGCGAGGTCTGGCCGGTCGCGGAGCTGGCCCGGATCGCGCACCGGCACGGCGCCCGGATCGCGCTGGACGCCGCGCAGCTGGCCCCGCACCTGCCGGTGGACGTCGGCGCGCTGGACGTGGACTACGTGGCGATCTCCGGCCACAAGCTGTACGCGCCGTTCGGTGCCGGCGTGCTGGCCGGCCGCGGCGACTGGCTGGACGCGGCCGAGCCGTACCTGCGCGGCGGCGGCGCCACCGCCCGGGTCGGCGCCGGCACGCACGACGTGGTCTGGAACACCGGGCCGGCCCGGCACGAGGCCGGCACGCCGAACCTGCTGGGTGCGGTGGCGCTGGCCGCGGTCTGCGCGGCCCTGCAGGTCGCGGACCGGGACGCGCTGCGCCGGGACGAGGAGCGGCTGGTCGCACGGCTGCGCGCGGGCCTGGCGTCGATCCCGGGCGTGGTCGAGCTGCGCACGTTCGGCCCGGACGCGGAGCGGGTCGGGATCGTGTCGTTCGCGGTGGCCGGCCGGGACTCGTCCGACGTCGCGGCGGAGCTGGGCCGGGAGCACAACATCGGCGTACGGGACGGGCTGTTCTGCGCGCACCCGCTGGCCAAGCGGCTGCTCTCCGAGGCGTCCGCGCGGTCCGGCCTGACGCTCCCGCCGACCGCGCTGCGGGTCAGCGTCGGACTCGGCAGCACCGACGCGGACGTGGACGCGCTGATCGACGCGCTGCGCTGA
- a CDS encoding PrsW family intramembrane metalloprotease: MSEMSPQPQSAPPSAVPAAGMPAGPATGLPGAPAGSPPAAGLPAVPAAGMPAAGMPTAGMPTAGMPGGMPPGAMPDPGRRKRRWRLVGLAAMIVFIAGCAIAMTVFLGFNIGVDGLLLGTAAALLPVPVLIGCFMWLDRYEPEPVGYLAFCFAWGAFVATGTALLVNSWSAYLFEGWGLSESLVAVLVAPFIEETMKTLGPVLLLWRRRREWSGITDGIVYCGLSAIGFAMVENILYLGGHGYAASNEQYGPASGAQQLLLIFIVRILFTGFAHPLFTAMAGIGLGVAARTAARPVRWLAPIAGLLVAMMIHGTWNLLPSLVAATGETVVLLYGYLGVMIPAFFGTVGFAIWLRGWEGRLTERALPAYVRAGWLSPPEVATLSSLGRRHAARRWAKRVAGDAGLRAMRNFQFTATKLALLRDGMDRGLFKHVATAEAEERALLDKVTAERAVFVGRDPQTPPARWDGERYHITFPDGVSRPIEAPTSPVVPIPITTYYR; this comes from the coding sequence ATGTCGGAGATGTCACCGCAGCCGCAGTCCGCGCCACCGTCGGCCGTCCCGGCCGCTGGGATGCCGGCCGGCCCGGCCACCGGGCTGCCGGGCGCACCGGCCGGTTCGCCGCCGGCCGCCGGGCTGCCGGCCGTCCCGGCCGCTGGGATGCCGGCCGCTGGGATGCCGACCGCTGGGATGCCGACCGCTGGGATGCCGGGCGGGATGCCGCCGGGTGCGATGCCCGACCCCGGGCGGCGGAAGCGGCGGTGGCGGCTCGTCGGCCTGGCCGCGATGATCGTGTTCATCGCCGGCTGCGCGATCGCGATGACCGTCTTCCTCGGCTTCAACATCGGCGTGGACGGGCTGCTGCTCGGCACGGCCGCGGCGCTGCTGCCGGTGCCGGTGCTGATCGGCTGCTTCATGTGGCTCGACCGGTACGAGCCGGAGCCGGTCGGCTATCTCGCGTTCTGCTTCGCCTGGGGCGCGTTCGTGGCGACCGGCACCGCGCTGCTGGTGAACTCGTGGTCGGCGTACCTCTTCGAGGGCTGGGGCCTGTCCGAGTCGCTGGTGGCGGTGCTGGTGGCGCCGTTCATCGAGGAGACGATGAAGACGCTCGGCCCGGTGCTGCTGCTCTGGCGGCGGCGGCGTGAGTGGTCCGGCATCACCGACGGCATCGTCTACTGCGGACTGTCCGCGATCGGCTTCGCGATGGTGGAGAACATCCTCTACCTCGGCGGCCACGGCTACGCGGCCAGCAACGAGCAGTACGGACCGGCCAGCGGCGCCCAGCAGCTCCTGCTGATCTTCATCGTGCGCATCCTGTTCACCGGCTTCGCGCACCCGCTGTTCACCGCGATGGCCGGCATCGGGCTCGGCGTCGCCGCCCGCACCGCCGCGCGCCCGGTCCGCTGGCTCGCGCCGATCGCCGGCCTGCTGGTCGCCATGATGATCCACGGCACCTGGAACCTGCTGCCGTCGCTGGTCGCCGCGACCGGTGAGACGGTCGTGCTGCTCTACGGATACCTGGGCGTGATGATCCCGGCCTTCTTCGGCACGGTCGGCTTCGCGATCTGGCTGCGCGGCTGGGAGGGGCGGCTCACCGAGCGCGCGCTCCCGGCGTACGTCCGGGCCGGCTGGCTCTCCCCGCCCGAGGTCGCGACGCTGAGCAGCCTCGGCCGCCGGCACGCCGCCCGTCGCTGGGCGAAGCGGGTGGCCGGCGACGCCGGGCTGCGCGCGATGCGCAACTTCCAGTTCACCGCGACCAAGCTCGCGCTGCTCCGCGACGGCATGGACCGCGGGCTGTTCAAGCACGTGGCCACGGCCGAGGCGGAGGAGCGGGCGCTGCTCGACAAGGTGACGGCGGAACGGGCGGTCTTCGTCGGCCGCGACCCGCAGACGCCGCCGGCGCGCTGGGACGGTGAGCGATACCACATCACGTTCCCGGACGGGGTGAGCCGGCCGATCGAGGCACCCACCTCGCCGGTGGTACCGATCCCGATCACCACGTACTACAGGTAG
- a CDS encoding GroES family chaperonin: protein MNDDAKLPIRLLHDRVLVRLDGAEGERRSSAGIVIPATASMGRRLSWATAVGVGPNVRSVAAGDRVLFDPDDRSEVELHGREYVLLRERDVHAVAAERVESDGTGLYL from the coding sequence GTGAACGACGACGCCAAGCTGCCGATTCGGCTGCTGCACGACCGCGTCCTGGTCCGCCTCGACGGCGCCGAGGGCGAGCGCCGTTCCTCCGCCGGGATCGTGATCCCGGCCACCGCGTCGATGGGCCGGCGGTTGTCCTGGGCAACCGCGGTCGGCGTGGGGCCGAACGTGCGGTCCGTCGCGGCCGGCGACCGGGTGCTGTTCGACCCGGACGACCGGTCCGAGGTGGAGCTGCACGGCCGGGAGTACGTGCTGCTCCGCGAGCGGGACGTGCACGCGGTCGCGGCCGAGCGCGTCGAGTCCGACGGGACCGGCCTCTACCTGTAG
- a CDS encoding AI-2E family transporter, translated as MTLPAPRRAWRAGARVIKGYRREVRVGRLSKLRRNLRRAYESQMPEPPAVVEAPPPEEPPEITHTSTISRDDAEVPHALRLAAAWSWRLIVVGVIGYVLLSFFATIRIVVIPLSIALLLSALLTPAVGWLLRLRFPRSLATALVLVAGLGAVAATLTMVVTQFVDGLPQLSRNATVGIRQIQHWLREGPLRLDDEQLDTAITTGQQWLDQNTQALTTGAVSTAATVFELFTGALLVLFSTFFFLRDGRKIWRFVVRLFPVNARWRMADAGEASWQTLVSYVRATVLVAFIDAVGIGCFLVVFDVPFPFPLAALVFLGAFVPIVGATVSGAVAILVALVDSGWVTALIILGVVIGVQQVEGHILQPLIMGRAVAIHPLAVIVGIAAGVVLAGITGALVAVPLIAVLNTGVRRLTAGTRPEVPPDAIVANPKTL; from the coding sequence TTGACGCTACCCGCACCCCGCCGGGCCTGGCGCGCGGGTGCGAGAGTGATCAAGGGCTACCGTCGGGAGGTGCGTGTGGGACGACTGAGCAAGCTCCGGCGTAACCTCCGCCGGGCGTACGAGTCGCAGATGCCGGAGCCGCCGGCCGTCGTCGAGGCGCCCCCGCCCGAGGAACCACCCGAGATCACCCACACGTCGACGATAAGCCGCGACGACGCCGAGGTCCCGCACGCGCTGCGGCTGGCCGCGGCCTGGTCCTGGCGCCTGATCGTGGTCGGCGTGATCGGCTACGTGCTGCTCAGCTTCTTCGCCACGATCCGGATCGTGGTGATCCCGCTGTCCATCGCGCTGCTGCTCTCCGCGCTGCTCACCCCCGCGGTCGGCTGGCTGCTCCGGCTGCGGTTCCCACGTTCGCTGGCGACCGCGCTGGTCCTGGTCGCCGGCCTGGGCGCGGTCGCGGCCACGCTCACCATGGTCGTCACCCAGTTCGTCGACGGCCTGCCGCAGCTCAGCCGGAACGCCACGGTGGGCATCCGGCAGATCCAGCACTGGCTGCGCGAGGGGCCGCTCCGCCTCGACGACGAGCAGCTCGACACCGCGATCACCACCGGCCAGCAGTGGCTGGACCAGAACACCCAGGCGCTCACCACCGGCGCGGTCTCCACCGCGGCCACCGTCTTCGAGCTCTTCACCGGCGCGCTGCTGGTGCTGTTCTCGACGTTCTTCTTCCTCCGCGACGGCCGCAAGATCTGGCGCTTCGTGGTCCGGCTCTTCCCGGTCAACGCGCGCTGGCGGATGGCCGACGCCGGTGAGGCGTCCTGGCAGACGCTCGTCTCCTACGTGCGCGCGACGGTCCTGGTCGCGTTCATCGACGCGGTCGGCATCGGATGCTTCCTGGTCGTCTTCGACGTCCCGTTCCCGTTCCCGCTGGCCGCGCTGGTCTTCCTCGGCGCGTTCGTGCCGATCGTCGGTGCGACCGTCTCCGGCGCGGTCGCGATCCTGGTCGCACTGGTCGACAGCGGCTGGGTCACCGCCCTGATCATCCTGGGCGTGGTGATCGGCGTCCAGCAGGTCGAGGGCCACATCCTGCAGCCGCTGATCATGGGCCGCGCGGTCGCCATCCACCCGCTCGCCGTCATCGTCGGCATCGCCGCCGGCGTGGTCCTGGCCGGCATCACCGGCGCACTGGTGGCCGTCCCGCTGATCGCGGTCCTCAACACCGGCGTCCGCCGCCTCACCGCCGGCACCCGCCCCGAGGTCCCACCGGACGCGATCGTGGCCAACCCCAAAACCCTCTAA
- a CDS encoding ATP-dependent DNA helicase translates to MTDETTPTPTQPPSPRRRKSRERAGELLAAAVGAVPGGSSRAGQVQMVEAIADAITDKEHLLVQAGTGTGKSLGYLTPALMVEGPVVVSTATLALQSQLVEHDLPRLAKAVKPVLGREPTFAVLKGRHHYLCLAKLENSQEDEPEDEGLFEVDAHSRPAPGNGGGGGWLGESGKLGKQVERVHDWAMETETGDRDELDPGVDDRVWRQVSMPARECVGAARCPYGEECFAEASRARAREADVVVTNHSLLAVDMLAGRHIVPPHKLLIIDEAHELADRVSSASQAELTPESITAAARRARPVVQPDVLTSLVEAGDALTVGLAEAPNGLITGELPQALAEACTLIDAATRRALESIGDVKSDDPDPVRKQQAKAVLDEIGNTAQRLLEGSDHDVAWVEKQETGTRRALVVAPLSVAGLLSETLYDERTVVATSATLALGGRFDLVARSLGLPLGPVKPTPIAAAAAEAARPANAATKPPPPTEGPGWRSLDVGSPFDYAKQGILYVAAHLPRPAASGLPEATGEELLKLITALGGRTLGLFSSRKAAQQAAELVRARTTIPVLLQGEDALPVLVRRFRAERDTCLFGVMSLWQGVDVPGDACQLVIIDRLPFPRPDEPLAAARSAAVDAATGSGTGFSSVSVPIAAVRLAQGAGRLIRAVGDKGMVAVLDSRLENARGYGPFLRKTLPPLWYTTRPDVALGALQRLAKS, encoded by the coding sequence GTGACTGACGAGACCACCCCGACGCCGACCCAGCCGCCGTCCCCGCGCCGGCGCAAGAGCCGCGAGCGAGCCGGCGAGCTGCTGGCCGCCGCGGTCGGCGCGGTCCCCGGCGGCTCCTCCCGCGCGGGCCAGGTGCAGATGGTCGAGGCGATCGCGGACGCGATCACCGACAAGGAGCACCTGCTGGTCCAGGCCGGCACCGGCACCGGCAAGTCGCTGGGCTACCTCACACCCGCGCTGATGGTCGAGGGCCCGGTCGTCGTCTCCACCGCCACGCTCGCGCTGCAGTCCCAGCTCGTCGAGCACGACCTGCCCCGGCTCGCCAAGGCGGTCAAGCCGGTGCTCGGCCGGGAGCCCACGTTCGCCGTGCTCAAGGGCCGGCACCACTACCTCTGCCTGGCCAAGCTGGAGAACTCGCAGGAGGACGAGCCCGAGGACGAGGGTCTCTTCGAGGTCGACGCCCACTCCCGCCCGGCGCCCGGCAACGGTGGTGGCGGCGGCTGGCTCGGCGAGTCCGGCAAGCTCGGCAAGCAGGTCGAGCGGGTGCACGACTGGGCGATGGAGACCGAGACCGGCGACCGGGACGAGCTGGACCCCGGCGTCGACGACCGGGTCTGGCGGCAGGTGTCGATGCCCGCGCGCGAGTGCGTCGGCGCCGCCCGCTGCCCGTACGGGGAGGAGTGCTTCGCCGAGGCCTCCCGCGCCCGGGCCCGCGAGGCGGACGTGGTGGTCACCAACCACAGCCTGCTCGCGGTCGACATGCTCGCCGGCCGGCACATCGTGCCGCCGCACAAGCTGCTGATCATCGACGAGGCACACGAGCTGGCCGACCGCGTCTCGTCCGCGTCCCAGGCCGAGCTGACGCCGGAGTCGATCACCGCGGCGGCCCGGCGCGCCCGCCCGGTCGTCCAGCCCGACGTGCTCACCTCGCTGGTCGAGGCCGGTGACGCGCTCACGGTCGGGCTCGCCGAGGCACCCAACGGCCTGATCACCGGCGAGCTGCCGCAGGCGCTGGCCGAGGCGTGCACGCTGATCGACGCGGCCACCCGGCGTGCGCTCGAGTCGATCGGCGACGTCAAGTCCGACGATCCCGACCCGGTGCGCAAGCAGCAGGCCAAGGCCGTGCTCGACGAGATCGGCAACACCGCGCAGCGTCTGCTCGAGGGCAGCGACCACGACGTCGCCTGGGTGGAGAAGCAGGAGACCGGCACCCGGCGCGCGCTCGTCGTGGCGCCGCTCTCGGTCGCCGGGCTGCTCTCCGAGACGCTCTACGACGAGCGCACCGTGGTCGCGACCAGCGCCACGCTCGCGCTCGGCGGCCGCTTCGACCTGGTCGCCCGCTCGCTCGGGCTGCCGCTCGGCCCGGTCAAGCCGACCCCGATCGCGGCCGCCGCCGCGGAGGCCGCCCGCCCGGCGAACGCGGCCACCAAGCCACCGCCGCCCACCGAGGGTCCCGGCTGGCGCTCGCTCGACGTCGGCTCCCCGTTCGACTACGCCAAGCAGGGCATTCTGTACGTTGCCGCGCACCTGCCGCGCCCCGCCGCGTCCGGCCTGCCGGAGGCGACCGGCGAGGAGCTGCTCAAGCTGATCACCGCGCTGGGCGGGCGCACGCTCGGGCTCTTCTCCTCCCGCAAGGCCGCGCAGCAGGCGGCGGAGCTGGTCCGCGCGCGGACCACGATCCCGGTGCTGCTCCAGGGCGAGGACGCGCTGCCGGTGCTGGTCCGCCGCTTCCGCGCGGAGCGCGACACCTGCCTCTTCGGCGTGATGTCGCTGTGGCAGGGCGTGGACGTGCCCGGCGACGCGTGCCAGCTGGTGATCATCGACCGGTTGCCGTTCCCCCGGCCCGACGAGCCGCTGGCCGCCGCCCGGTCCGCCGCCGTCGACGCCGCCACCGGCTCCGGCACCGGCTTCTCCTCGGTCAGCGTGCCGATCGCCGCGGTCCGCCTCGCCCAGGGCGCCGGCCGCCTGATCCGCGCCGTCGGCGACAAGGGCATGGTCGCGGTCCTCGACTCCCGCCTGGAGAACGCCCGCGGCTACGGCCCCTTCCTGCGCAAGACGCTCCCCCCGCTGTGGTACACCACGCGCCCCGACGTCGCGCTCGGCGCCCTCCAGCGCCTCGCCAAGTCCTGA
- a CDS encoding DUF402 domain-containing protein: MSDVVRVVYQKYDGTAHRDYPARRLTEDDLGVWLGVTAGTPSVYHGRASVERIPFILLVPHSAHWTGMFNPPPRTSEVYCDITTRARWEGETVHLIDLDLDVVRRRATGLVELRDEDEFAEHRERFGYPDELVREAHLAADWLLGALGDGTEPFASAYRKWLALVT; this comes from the coding sequence ATGTCAGACGTGGTCCGGGTGGTCTACCAGAAGTACGACGGCACCGCACACCGGGACTACCCCGCGCGCCGGCTGACCGAGGACGACCTCGGGGTCTGGCTGGGTGTGACGGCGGGCACGCCGAGCGTCTATCACGGGCGGGCCTCTGTGGAGCGCATCCCGTTCATCCTGCTGGTGCCGCACAGTGCGCATTGGACCGGCATGTTCAACCCGCCGCCGCGGACCAGCGAGGTCTACTGCGACATCACCACGCGGGCGCGGTGGGAGGGCGAGACCGTACACCTCATAGATCTTGATCTGGATGTGGTACGGCGGCGCGCGACCGGCCTGGTGGAGCTGCGCGACGAGGACGAGTTCGCGGAGCACCGCGAGCGGTTCGGCTACCCCGACGAGCTGGTCCGGGAGGCGCACCTGGCCGCGGACTGGCTGCTCGGCGCGCTGGGCGACGGGACCGAGCCGTTCGCCTCCGCCTACCGCAAGTGGCTCGCGCTGGTTACCTGA